A stretch of DNA from Perognathus longimembris pacificus isolate PPM17 unplaced genomic scaffold, ASM2315922v1 HiC_scaffold_5463, whole genome shotgun sequence:
CTGTGCATGGCGTGGCCAAGAGGATCTGCGGAGGTGCGCGTGGTGTCCAGATTGTGCTCACCAAGTACATCATGGACAGTGGAACGCCTCCTCGCGGAGAGCACCCTCAGGCGTGGTCATTTTATTAGTACAGATGATGGTGGGGTTGGCCCCACTCCAGACCCAtgattgattttgtttgtttgtttttttttttggccagtactgggccttggactccgggcctgagcactgtccctggcttcttcccgctcaaggctagcactccgccacttgagccacagcgccgcttctggccgttttctgtatatgtggtgctggggaatcgaacctagggcctcgtgtatccgaggcaggcactcttgccactaggctatatccccagccccccatgattgattttaataattaattaatgtcgtgctggtactgggacttgaactcagagcttcacactctcaattggctttttttttttttttgctcaaggctggtactctaccatttgagccccacttCCTTTTCTGgagttttgctggctaattggagatgatgagtctcaaggtcttttcagcgtgggctggctttgaaccatgatcctcagatctcagcctcctaattaaccTAAGCTCTTAGCTAGAGCCATGGATTTTAAGCATCCAGATCTCTTTATGATCACTGGTTTAGACTCAAGTCTGAATAGAATACTTTGTTTACCAACCACcttgtttgttattatttgtccCTCTCTGATGTAAGCTTTGATACCAGGCCCTCGTTTGTTTTTCTTCACTGTACCCATTCAACATAATACAGTGCCAGGTGCCAAGTAAGTACTCAGTAATGATTTGCTGGCGGGCTGGCCAGAAATGGGTAGTTTGTGGCATGTAGAAGAAAAGACAGTACACATAAAGACTCCAGCATGTGTCAACACGGGGGTGCCCTGTTCTCGGTCCTTCCGAGTCTCCTTGCTCGCACTGCATTCCTTAGGTGAACTCATCCAGTCTTGTCAGTTTAAATTGACTTCTCCAGGCATGACCAATCGCTTCAACTTCTGGCTCTTTGACCCAACTCCTCACCCCTTGCTGCAGACGTTAATGGTGTCTCAAATGTCCAAACAGGTTTCTAACTTCTCCACATCCGCTTCCATAGACTTCCCTGTGGAAGGCAATGGCACCTCCGTTCTTGCAGACACCTGGCTGAACACTTCTGTCTTGCTCACATTTTCCATCTGAATGGGATGGAGCCCTCTGGGCTCTACATAATGCACAGAACCCCACCGTTTCCCCCATTCCTCCTTCGTGGTGTCCCACGCATCTTCCATGACAAGTATGAAACAGCCTTGGTATCAGATGCTTCTAGAACACAGGTCACGCCCACCTCATTCACCTCTGACTTGAGGCCCAGCTGCAGTGGTGTGAGTTCGGTTGTGTCCACAGTGTCTTGCCTCAAGCGTGTAattgtgtgtttcttttctgcCTTGGAGTCTTCTGAGACTCCAAGGGGAGATCTCATAGTTCTAACCCAAGCACAAGGGAGAAATGTCCTTGGGGTGAAAGCCTCAGACACTGGGAGCAGGAATcaatagaataaaaacccaacTTCCTGTCTTTGGGGTGGGGGATGACTCTGATTccgtgtgtatgtgcgtgtgcgtgtgcgtgtgtgtgtgtgtgtgtgtgtgtgtgtgtgttgctggggatggaacccaggaccttgtgcctGCTAAGGTCTACTACTAGACTATAGCCTTCCACCCTCAGCAGtttctcttcctcatcctcctcttcttcctcctcctcttctccttcttctcttcttcctccatcttgacagtgctagaatttgaactcagcctcatgcttgccagCAGGTGCTTGAGGCACGCCTTCCTTTTTGTGATCATTAGTTTTGGGGGTAGAATCTGAAGTTTtgcccagattttttttccccagactgaAATCTTCCTACCTGTGTTCTGCCTCGTATCTGAGTTTACAGATATGCACTACCACTCCTGACTTATGGAGATAGAGAtgtcactaactttttttttttttttgccttccaagtaactgggattacattATTAGACATGTTTTGTTTCTCAGCCTTTGGAGAGAGTCTTAAGTTTCCCAAGAAGCTTTGGACTATTAAGTCCCACTGTCCACATCAACACACATGGTAATAAGCCCATATActgcatttccttctttcctggctCCTGCTCTTTAGAATAATATCCATAATAAAGTACTTAAGCTCTACTTTCAGAGGAAACCAAACTGAGAAAGTGGACACCAAGAGTCACAGTGGAAAGCAGACCCCGACTTGAGTGTCTGCCCTGTTATTAATTATCAGTTAGAAGTCACCAAGGACTCCACTGCTTGTAGTAAATAGGGTGTGAGCAGCCCTGGCTTGGAATACAGTTCACCACAGTGACGGAGTCTCACCTGTGGCTGCTTGGGGTGAGAagcaaggggagaaaggaagcacTGAACTATGCAGTGTCTTATTTTCTGCAGTGATCGCGAAGACTGTGCTGAAAATAAGACCCAGAATCTGATTGTGAGGGTAGCTGATTTACAAACACAACTGATCCTCTATGGCCTGAACAGATCTCTAAGCTAAAGTCAAGGCCCTGGTAGAAAAGGAATGGAGCCCTGGGGTGCACGAGGGAACACTTAACTGAACTTGAGAACATGGAACTCCCACTTATCTCCTATCCCCTTGCTGAAGGAGATTTCCTGGATGGAAATCCTGCTAGGATTCATTCATCTGAAATGTATACCTGATAAAGATATACCTCTCCAGAAATGGCCCCATCTCTGGTTATTGCTTTTGGTCCAGTGATTAAGGTTTTATTTCATTGTAGCCTGCGAGGGAAAAGCCAATCCCTacttttggagaaaatatttccTTGCCAGGACCTAGCTAGtgtaggcaggaaaaaaaaaatataatggaGACATGTGTGGGAGTGGATCCTGAGAGCTGGACCACAGTGCAGATGTAAGGTTGACAGGAAGGCCTGTAAAATGGATGGAGGGTCCTGGAAGGACGCCTGGATCTGGTTCAAATATGCCTCTGTGAAGCTCCAGGCAACGGCTTGCAGTAATAACAGGAGAGTGCTCGCACTGCCTGGCAGAGGTAGGGGGGTAGGTAGTAAGATGCTGAATTTAAGATCTATCATCTAATTTTTTATACTATAGTGGAATATAAACATAACATTTggcattaattatttttttttctgaaacagggCCTCCCTCTTGAGCTTTATTAGCCTTACACTCTCAATCCTATTTCCTCGgtctcttgagtgctgagattacaggcgcaCACCACtatgttctgctttttttttttttttttttttttggtgctgtgaATTAAAtgactgaacccaggacctgacATGCCAGTCAAGCATTGAAGCGCCGggctccacctccagccccttcaCTACTTCTAAACAGTGTCCAGGAGCATTAAGTACATGCACAGTGCTGTCCAGTCATGGTCTTCATCCATTGCTAGAACTCTTCTCTAATTCCAAACAGAAACCCGGTGTCTTATTAAACAATAACTCTGGCTGCCTGCTTCCTGGAGCCCTTGGTGCTTGGAGGAGTTTTGAGAGAGAATTCAGAAGCCTCAGGATGTGGACTCTAAAGTCAGGGAGCACACCAGCTAACCAAGTTTCTCCAGGAAGCCCAGAGACCACCCCTCCACTAACAAGGTTTGGGGAGGTGGGGGTCAGAGCTTAATGAGGCAGGGGCGTGTCTCTAGCGTGACATAGTGTATGTATATCCACTAGAGACACACCAAGGTTACCCTAAATTATCATCTGATTGTGTTTGGGTTCCTTATGCTGGTAGGCCAAGAGGCCCGGAATggaggcttttttggggggggggcggtgttcaTCAGCTCTACTTAGCACAAGGAACAAGTAGCAACAAGGAGGCAGCCTCTTGCAGCATGGGGTCAAGGGAGACGACTGGGCCCACTGAGGACTAACAGGCGACCgagggcccagcccctgagtctgGTTCCCCTGGGGCTGTGACCACGCCGGGAGCTGGCAGCCCGATGCCCCTGCGGAGAACCCGAACCCGTGCTCAGATTGCACCCAAGAGTCCCAGGCAAAGCTCGACCCCCCTCAGGGCACTTCTGCAACCCCGTAAGCAGGGTCCAGGCTGACGGGGTGCAGAGGAGGTTGTTAAGTTttggacacccctccccccctccccacacccacagGCCCACATCACTGTTCCCACGGGGTGACCCCAATCACCTCTGAGCGCCAGGCAGGTGGCTTCCAGCGTCCACGGCGACGAGTTACCTGCAGCTCAGGCCTCTGATTCCCAAGCTCAGGCCCCAGCCCCCCTACACCCTCCCCTGGCACTGTCACCCCCACACCTCCCCTggcccgggtccccccccccacttccctgtCCCCCACACCTTCTTGACCctggtccccccctccccatcccctggcCCCTGTCATGTCGCCCAACCTCTCAGGCGGGGCCGCGGCAGCCCCCTGCcagtcggggggggggcggggtgtggggggtcctccctccctccccccccccgcccagccctcgCCCCGCGGCGGCGGGCAGCCGCCGTGGGAGCCGCGGGAGCCGGCGCGGGAGCCGGGATGGAAGAGGTTAAGGCGCATCTGCCTCCCCTCCGAATGTGAATGTGTCTCGGTGATGTCAGTGGGCGCCGGGAAGGAGGGGGGCGGTTGGGCTGTGGAGGCGCAGACGCCGCCGGGCTGCCGGGGAGACCCCCTTCTGGACTGCAGGGCTCCGGAGGACCGGCTGCCGCAGCCTGCGTGGGAGGCCGGGCGCGGGGGGACCGGGGCGCGGGGGGACCCGGGGCGCGGGGGGACCCGGGGCGCGGGGGGACCCGGGGCGCGGGGGACCCGGGTGCAGGAGACCGGGGTGCAGGAGACCGGGGCGCGGGGAACCCGGGCGCAGGGAGACCCGGGGCGCGGGGAGACCCGGGGCGTGGGGGGACCGGGGCgcgggggggacccggggcgTGGAGGGACCCGGGGCGCGGGGAGACCCGGGGCGCGGGGGAGACCCGGGGCGCGGGGGGACCCGGGGCGTGGGGGGACCCGGGGCGTGGGGGGACCCGGGGCGCGGGGAGACCCGGGGCGCGGGGGAGACCCgggactcgggggggggggacccgcacCGGCTCCATGGAGCTGCCCGCCTGGCTGGTGCCCGGTGGCCTCAACGGCAGCAACACCTCGGACGATGGCCGGGAGAACCTCACGGCGGCCGGtgagcggcgcggggcgcggggcggggactCGGTCCCGCTCCGGGGAGGACGACGGGGTGGGGAGCGCGGAGATCGCACCCCCAAACCCAACTGCCCGGGAAAGTTTATTCTGTAGTTCCCGGAGCCCAGCCCTGCGGGGAGcgtggccggggtgggggggtggggtggggggagggagggagggttgcggggggcggggggggtgcagGGCGCAGGGCGGCGGCGGGCCAGgctggggcgcccccccccccacccccgggcaggCAGGCGAGAGCCCAGTGTGCTCTGCAGAACgggcggaggaggagggaggcgcAGGCTGGAGGGGCGAGCCGGAGGGCGCGCGgcccgtgggggggtgggggggccggccgCCACCGCCACACTGGGGTAACCCGGTCTCCGACGCCCCCCCCACTCCTGCCCTCCGCGGAGCTCGAGGAGGAGACGATGAACTTTTCTGGTGGATGAATGAAGCTTCCCGACGTTTCCAGCACTGCCGTGCCAGCcctgggagaaggaaaggggcgTCTGTAGAGAGAAGGGGGCCAGGCTGCCCAGGGGTCACCCTCGGCTCGGGAGTCCCTGAGCAGGGAAACCCCGGAGAGCATGTCTGAAGTCAGGGTGCTGTGagcccagtcccccccccccacccaccccaggtcACCCCAGGGATGCCGGGGAATGAACCTCCAGCCACGGATCCGTGACAGGATCAGGCTGGAAAGCCAGACAAGAAAACGGGCACACTCGCACGCTTCCATGTccctctggcttttttatttttaataattgtttttGGACGAGCTTTCCTGGTAAAGCCCAAAGACCCACAGGGTAATTCCCAGCGACCACTGaggccctcctctcccctcagcGGAGGCAGGAGGACCGAGTCCTAACACTACTCACAGGTGGCCCAGGGTTGCCCAAGGAACAGCGGAGCCGGGGAGGGGGCCAGGATGAGCGGGAAGATGGTGGGAGAGAATATTCCAGACCAATACTGGCCTGGCGCTGAGATAGTAGGGAGGCGAGAGGAATAAGATGGCAGCTGGGAAAGGCACCTCACCAGGTCCTGGCTTGCTCTGGTCCCCAGGCTTGCCTTCTCGGAGTGGAAGTGTCTCCTACATCAACATCATCATGCCGTCCGTGTTTGGTACCATCTGCCTCCTGGGCATTGTGGGAAATTCCACAGTCATCTTCGCAGTGGTGAAGAAGTCCAAGCTCCACTGGTGCAGCAACGTCCCCGACATCTTCATCATCAACCTGTCCGTGGTggacctcctcttcctgctgggcATGCCCTTTATGATCCACCAGCTCATGGGCAACGGCGTGTGGCACTTTGGGGAGACCATGTGTACCCTCATCACCGCCATGGATGCCAACAGTCAGTTCACCAGCACGTACATCTTGACCGCCATGGCCATCGACCGATACCTGGCCACGGTCCACCCCATCTCTTCCACCAAGTTCCGGAAGCCTTCCGTGGCCACCTTCGTCATCTGCCTCCTGTGGGCCCTGTCGTTCGTCAGCATCACCCCGGTGTGGCTCTACGCCAGGCTCATCCCCTTCCCGGGGGGCGCTGTGGGCTGCGGTATCCGTCTGCCCAACCCGGACACTGACCTCTACTGGTTCACGCTGTACCAGTTCTTCCTGGCCTTCGCCCTGCCCTTCGTGGTCATCACGGCCGCCTACGTGCGGATCCTGCAGCGCATGACGTCCTCGGTGGCGCCCACCTCCCAGCGCAGCATCCGGCTGCGGACCAAGCGGGTCACCCGCACGGCCATCGCCATCTGCCTCGTCTTCTTCGTGTGCTGGGCCCCCTACTACGTGCTGCAGCTCACCCAGCTGTCCATCAGCCGCCCGACCCTCACCTTTGTCTACCTGTACAATGCGGCCATCAGCCTGGGCTACGCCAACAGCTGCCTTAACCCTTTCGTGTACATCGTGCTCTGCGAGACTTTCCGCAAACGCCTGGTCCTGTCGGTGAAGCCCGCGGCCCAGGGGCAGCTCCGCACGGTCAGCAGCGCTCAGACGGCCGAGGAGGACAGGACAGAGAGCAAAGGCACCTGacgcttcccccccacccccccccgagtCAGCTCACCGCATCAAGCCATCGGGGAGAGACGGCCCAGGGAACCCCAAGGCTGCCCTGGGAGAAGGCAGGGAGGCTGCAAGCAAACACATTTCACGGAGCCCACAACTGGCTCGGGAGACTTGGAGCCGGTGGGGACACACGGCAGGCTTCGGACATCAGAAGCCCCCTTGGGGAAGCAGGGGGAGGCCTTGCAACCAACAGAAGCGGAGCAAGAAGGGCGCTGGCAGCCGTCCATTGAGACCTCTGGGAGCTCCccgacccccacccacccaggggAACGGTGGGTTGGTTTAACATCGGTCAGGTCCAGGCTTGGACCCCTGAGGCCCTGCCGTCCTAGGTTCTGGGGTGATGGGCAAGGTAGACATATTCGAGAAGGCAGCCTTTCTCCCAGGCTGAGGGAATGATGACAAATAAGCATGCTGTCTCTCTACTTCAACATCCGGTGTCGATTTCCCTTTTCTCCCTAGGGGATGCATgtttacttgggggggggggggcgggggccgggctcaGAGTCCCCAGAAGTAAAAGCCCCCATTTGCTGAAAGATCCTCTGTTCTTGAGAATAGGATCTGGGGTGGGTTAGGGTGGGGGGGTCTTGAAACCAATTAGAATAGGGGAGGGGAGCTTTTGCAGCGGTGGGGGACCTCATCATCATGGGGAACATGGCTGGTCAGTGGCTACAGCCACGTGACCACCACGTGGTCTGCATGTGCAgggtggtgggggggcgggtGGTCATGCNNNNNNNNNNNNNNNNNNNNNNNNNNNNNNNNNNNNNNNNNNNNNNNNNNNNNNNNNNNNNNNNNNNNNNNNNNNNNNNNNNNNNNNNNNNNNNNNNNNNNNNNNNNNNNNNNNNNNNNNNNNNNNNNNNNNNNNNNNNNNNNNNNNNNNNNNNNNNNNNNNNNNNNNNNNNNNNNNNNNNNNNNNNNNNNNNNNNNNNNNNNNNNNNNNNNNNNNNNNNNNNNNNNNNNNNNNNNNNNNNNNNNNNNNNNNNNNNNNNNNNNNNNNNNNNNNNNNNNNNNNNNNNNNNNNNNNNNNNNNNNNNNNNNNNNNNNNNNNNNNNNNNNNNNNNNNNNNNNNNNNNNNNNNNNNNNNNNNNNNNNNNNNNNNNNNNNNNNNNNNNNNNNNNNNNNNNNNNNNNNNNNNNNNNNNNNNNNNNNNNNNNNNNNNNNNNNNNNNNNNNNNNNNNNNNNNNNNNNNNNNNNNNNNNNNNNNNNNNNNNNNNNNNNNNNNNNNNNNNNAATCCCAGAGCAAAgatattccttccttcttgtgtGATTTGAACAACTCCTCAAGAGATTACCCACCCCCCGTGGCCTGCCCGAGTGTGAAACCAATCTCGAGAAAACTGATGGGGAAAACGAGGTTCTCATTGTATCTTGCAGTTCTAGACCTAGTTATACCGGAAGCTGGAATAATGCAGGGACTTTTGGGGCTCCTTGCCTTGCGAGGACTCATGTTGCTTAAGTCAGCCTGGATCAAGTATTCTGTCACTTGCAGTCAAAAGAATATTAACTACTCctaaggctctgtgtgtgtgtgtgcgcgcgcatgtgtgctggtagtaggacttgaactcagtgtcttctgTCCTCACTTGGTTTTTTTACTAAAGAAGgaagtactaccacttgagccacaactccacttccgttgtttctgctggttaattggagataagagtctcacaaacagcTGGGCATGCAGGTggttcacactgtaatcctagctactcaggaggctgagatctgaggatcttagtttgaagccaggggcAGAAAATTCctcctgatacttttttttttgccaatcctggggtttgaactcaggacctgagcactgtctctggcttctttttgctcaaggctagcactctgccacttgagccacagcaccacttctggctttttctggttatgtggtgctgaggaatcaaacccagggcttcatgcatgctaagagagcactctaccgctaagccacattcccagccccttaaattatGCTTTCTAAGGAGAATAAAGTTAAAGGGCTTTCCGTACTTGAAAGCTGTAAGTACTCAAGACACTGGGTATTTGTCTAAGGACAGATATGTAGGCAGTGGAGCTGAATGAGGAGTCTGGACACCAACACAAATATTGTGGTCAGTTGATTTTCTACAAAGTTTCCAGatttggttgaaaaaaaaaatgacaatcttTTCCACGAATGCCACTGGGAACTGAAAGACAACAAATATTACACTCAAAAGCAACTCAAAATGGGCTGCAGATCTGAATTTAGGAATTAGgaacacaaaaaggaaagaagccaggttccagtggctcatacctgtaaccctagcttctcaggaggctgagatctaaggattgctgttcaaaaccagtctgggcaagaatgtctgagacccttatctccaattaactgccccccaaaaagctgggagtggaggtgtggttcgaatggtagtgttagctttgagcaagagttcagggatagtgcccagg
This window harbors:
- the Mchr1 gene encoding melanin-concentrating hormone receptor 1, whose amino-acid sequence is MPSVFGTICLLGIVGNSTVIFAVVKKSKLHWCSNVPDIFIINLSVVDLLFLLGMPFMIHQLMGNGVWHFGETMCTLITAMDANSQFTSTYILTAMAIDRYLATVHPISSTKFRKPSVATFVICLLWALSFVSITPVWLYARLIPFPGGAVGCGIRLPNPDTDLYWFTLYQFFLAFALPFVVITAAYVRILQRMTSSVAPTSQRSIRLRTKRVTRTAIAICLVFFVCWAPYYVLQLTQLSISRPTLTFVYLYNAAISLGYANSCLNPFVYIVLCETFRKRLVLSVKPAAQGQLRTVSSAQTAEEDRTESKGT